A genome region from Candidatus Bathyarchaeia archaeon includes the following:
- the cas4 gene encoding CRISPR-associated protein Cas4, with protein sequence MCKAITLSEDGPTNLIPAAWIRQYYFCPRIVYYLGVLGYSERLTESMIEGKESHSSEERRAKRRRSVAGERKEPIKSVWSKLSVVSEKLGLYGVIDEVYEMKNGLVIVENKFMKAPRKPHPGHIYQAAAYAMLAEEKIGKVARKIVIKYLRDNKTFEIPLTEDLKKHVLWAISRIKSIIERERLPRGNPRKCGNCGFTKICRKL encoded by the coding sequence TTGTGTAAGGCGATAACCTTGTCCGAGGATGGACCAACAAACCTGATACCTGCCGCATGGATTAGGCAATACTACTTCTGCCCAAGAATAGTCTATTATTTAGGCGTTTTAGGCTACAGTGAAAGATTGACTGAGAGCATGATTGAGGGTAAAGAGTCACATTCATCCGAAGAGCGTAGGGCGAAACGTAGAAGAAGCGTTGCTGGAGAGAGAAAAGAACCCATTAAATCCGTGTGGAGCAAGCTATCAGTAGTCTCGGAGAAACTCGGATTATATGGCGTGATTGATGAAGTTTACGAGATGAAGAATGGATTAGTTATAGTGGAGAACAAGTTTATGAAGGCCCCTAGAAAACCACATCCAGGCCATATTTATCAGGCAGCAGCCTACGCCATGCTAGCTGAAGAGAAAATCGGCAAGGTAGCCAGAAAAATCGTGATAAAGTACCTTAGAGACAACAAAACATTCGAAATACCATTAACAGAGGACCTTAAAAAGCATGTTCTATGGGCAATCTCAAGAATAAAATCGATAATTGAGAGAGAAAGACTCCCAAGAGGAAACCCTAGAAAATGCGGAAACTGCGGATTCACAAAAATATGCAGGAAATTATAA
- the cas3 gene encoding CRISPR-associated helicase Cas3', translating to MLNPINLTRCWDIVETIVKSRGRILQKYHYFEEVWNSLQNNRLIFLQAPTGAGKTEAVLTPFIQNLIDNERRWHSVLYVLPTRSLVFNIFYRICKTLNACRQSFKIPRIVIDYDHGGFTPFKAFLEGDITVTTYDTLFYTFYGFRSYGYHLLISTGKIAGSLVVFDESQLLQDSQWYSLTLLPHHVANLIAFGATVIIMTATLPKILVKEIEEALRPFILRQNVKCSNVYIRVDPKRDAITRGKLNVSIKDGQLLNNVLEIAKNYEKPMLFIFNTVERAAETYRYLVKNGYEEVILLHSRLIDEERKNRETFFEKNPTGHDLIVVATQVVEAGIDYDFKTVATEISPIDSLIQRIGRCARKSDGEALVFRDSKQAVEIYPQITIDRTLRIINESSLAESVRDVLTASNLVNAVYYEEVVENLRKEAHEELSKALSFIKTFSTKIFDLRDLMRKQIPNLLRMGMEIKCVLLPQDIYQKVLINIRYPKNKAFISLPLNQIIDIFNKNTLSLSIRRLYKDIEIPALKHKVGNEEFYLSISLFSSHDQENCSMHGQEGVLDIGIYNELFAAITRHMQEGFTNLFIINPSYYSVEKGYHLGLVKLYG from the coding sequence ATGCTTAACCCAATTAACTTAACGCGCTGTTGGGATATTGTTGAAACTATTGTTAAAAGTAGAGGGAGAATTCTTCAGAAATATCATTACTTTGAGGAAGTTTGGAATTCTCTTCAAAATAATCGATTAATTTTTTTACAAGCTCCTACCGGAGCTGGAAAAACCGAGGCTGTTCTTACACCTTTTATTCAGAATCTAATTGATAATGAGAGAAGGTGGCATTCGGTTCTCTATGTTCTCCCGACGAGGAGTCTCGTATTTAATATATTCTATCGCATCTGTAAAACATTAAACGCGTGCAGGCAATCATTTAAAATACCGAGAATAGTCATAGATTATGATCATGGGGGATTTACACCATTTAAAGCCTTTTTAGAGGGAGATATCACTGTCACAACTTATGATACTTTATTTTACACTTTTTACGGATTCAGGTCTTATGGATATCACCTTCTCATCTCTACGGGTAAAATTGCTGGCTCTCTTGTAGTGTTTGATGAGTCGCAGCTCTTACAGGATTCACAATGGTACTCACTAACGTTGCTTCCACATCATGTAGCAAACTTGATAGCTTTCGGGGCAACAGTTATTATTATGACTGCGACCCTGCCTAAAATACTTGTTAAGGAAATCGAGGAGGCACTTAGACCCTTTATCTTGCGACAAAATGTAAAATGTTCGAATGTCTATATTAGGGTGGATCCAAAAAGAGATGCAATAACAAGGGGTAAATTAAATGTGTCCATTAAGGATGGCCAGCTCTTAAATAATGTTCTTGAGATTGCTAAAAATTATGAAAAACCTATGCTATTTATTTTTAATACAGTTGAGCGAGCTGCCGAGACTTATCGGTATCTAGTAAAGAACGGTTATGAGGAAGTTATATTACTCCATTCACGATTGATTGATGAAGAGAGGAAAAATAGGGAAACATTTTTTGAGAAAAATCCTACTGGCCATGATTTAATTGTTGTAGCAACCCAAGTGGTTGAAGCTGGCATAGACTATGACTTTAAGACCGTTGCCACTGAAATCTCCCCAATAGACTCTTTAATACAACGTATAGGGCGTTGTGCAAGAAAAAGTGATGGAGAAGCTTTAGTATTTAGAGACAGTAAGCAGGCAGTAGAAATTTATCCGCAAATAACTATAGATAGGACTCTCAGAATAATTAATGAAAGTTCTTTGGCAGAAAGTGTAAGAGATGTTTTGACAGCATCTAACCTAGTTAACGCTGTATATTATGAGGAAGTTGTGGAAAATTTGAGAAAGGAAGCGCATGAAGAATTAAGTAAAGCGCTGAGTTTCATAAAAACCTTTTCAACTAAAATATTCGATTTAAGGGATCTTATGAGAAAGCAAATTCCGAACTTACTTAGAATGGGAATGGAAATTAAATGCGTTCTTCTTCCTCAAGATATCTATCAAAAAGTATTGATAAACATAAGATACCCTAAAAATAAAGCGTTCATAAGTCTTCCTTTAAACCAAATAATTGATATATTTAATAAAAATACTCTGAGTCTCTCGATCAGAAGATTATATAAAGATATTGAGATCCCAGCCTTAAAACATAAAGTGGGTAATGAAGAATTCTATCTCTCGATATCATTATTTAGTTCTCACGATCAAGAGAATTGTTCTATGCATGGGCAAGAAGGTGTTCTGGATATAGGTATATACAATGAATTATTTGCCGCTATAACGAGACATATGCAAGAAGGGTTCACTAACCTATTTATAATCAACCCGTCCTATTACTCCGTCGAAAAAGGCTATCATTTGGGATTAGTGAAGCTTTATGGATAA
- the cas4a gene encoding type I-A CRISPR-associated protein Cas4/Csa1, producing MFFFDRLDLDRRFRLLRKEVEVRGVSEELRGWCFDSPPVEPPSRSVLFGVGELAMRYCQSMRDIYLKRVLNVKPPPTIKMARGIVLHAVNRESLSAVKRLLFSGEARSGSELVEDLLPLAKDVVDRAILEAERALFAKVSETEERQLRVEASAFYRFLIVQAAARIDQAISKYPHSDVDSIISVAVPPVVERKVDGSLIGLSRGLSVDIYTPFNAIADLKTGEIREFHPYAATGYALALEAEENIPVDFGFIIYVQIEPSRLVPSFRLKYFVIGDELRREFLEIRDETYEIVSVGRDPGKPAKCPDYCPYYSVCVRESVEAPRHK from the coding sequence TTGTTCTTTTTTGATAGGCTTGATTTGGATAGGCGTTTTAGGCTTCTGCGTAAGGAGGTTGAGGTTAGGGGTGTTAGTGAGGAGCTTAGGGGCTGGTGTTTTGATTCTCCTCCTGTTGAGCCGCCTTCCCGGTCTGTTCTTTTTGGTGTTGGTGAGCTTGCTATGCGCTATTGCCAGAGTATGCGAGATATCTACTTGAAGCGGGTTTTAAACGTTAAGCCTCCGCCCACAATTAAGATGGCTAGGGGTATTGTTCTTCATGCTGTTAACCGTGAGTCTCTCTCCGCCGTTAAGAGGCTTCTCTTCTCTGGCGAGGCTAGGTCTGGATCTGAGCTGGTTGAAGATTTGCTGCCGCTTGCCAAGGATGTTGTTGATAGGGCTATTTTGGAGGCTGAGAGGGCTCTTTTCGCTAAGGTGAGTGAAACTGAGGAGCGCCAGCTTAGGGTTGAAGCTTCAGCATTCTATAGGTTTCTTATTGTTCAGGCTGCTGCTAGGATTGATCAGGCTATATCTAAGTATCCGCACTCCGACGTTGATTCAATAATTAGCGTTGCTGTCCCACCAGTCGTTGAGCGTAAGGTTGACGGCAGCCTTATTGGGTTGAGTAGGGGACTCAGCGTCGACATATACACGCCATTCAACGCCATAGCGGACCTAAAGACTGGCGAGATTAGAGAGTTCCATCCATATGCTGCAACAGGATATGCCCTAGCATTAGAGGCTGAGGAGAACATTCCAGTTGACTTCGGCTTCATAATTTATGTTCAGATAGAACCATCCAGACTTGTGCCCAGCTTTAGATTGAAATACTTTGTTATAGGCGACGAGCTGAGACGCGAATTCCTAGAGATCAGGGATGAAACATATGAGATAGTTTCAGTTGGCAGAGATCCAGGTAAACCCGCAAAATGTCCAGACTACTGCCCATATTATAGTGTTTGTGTGCGTGAGAGTGTTGAAGCGCCTCGTCATAAATGA
- the cas1 gene encoding CRISPR-associated endonuclease Cas1, which produces MKRLVINEPGLFVGAKRGMITIQRKGEKVLEISPSNISQVAILTRGATISSALIRLLARHKVDLIVYSGLGYPVAKLSSPRTSGSIRLRKEQYKAQDSPLGAYLAKRFAWSKVVNQKSLLREAGRNRSNIDLSGRLLEMSRSISNIATVMSNIEGDNAGSVRSEVMRLEAEAAEIYWQGFRLLLPEDLDFPGRRKRFESPEDPVNIMLNFCYGLLASEVWLAVEASGLDPFAGFLHTDSPRRPALVMDILEEFRQPVVDRVVLRLISSIKDPKSIIEGRRLKREFRFQVVKALSERLSETLTFHGRSLPLSSHIFLQPKRVADFILGRESGYVPFTLR; this is translated from the coding sequence TTGAAGCGCCTCGTCATAAATGAGCCCGGATTATTTGTCGGCGCCAAAAGGGGCATGATCACTATTCAAAGGAAGGGCGAAAAGGTGCTGGAGATCTCACCATCAAACATAAGCCAAGTTGCAATATTGACGCGTGGAGCCACAATTTCATCGGCTCTCATAAGGCTGCTGGCTAGGCATAAAGTGGATTTAATAGTGTATTCCGGATTAGGCTATCCAGTCGCTAAGCTCTCAAGCCCAAGAACCAGCGGATCAATTAGATTAAGGAAGGAGCAGTATAAAGCTCAAGACTCACCCCTAGGCGCTTATCTCGCTAAAAGGTTCGCTTGGTCCAAGGTTGTCAACCAGAAGTCCCTTCTACGTGAGGCTGGCAGAAATAGGAGCAACATAGATCTATCTGGGAGACTGCTTGAGATGTCTAGGTCAATCTCTAATATAGCCACTGTGATGAGTAATATTGAAGGGGATAACGCTGGCTCTGTCAGGAGTGAGGTTATGAGGCTTGAAGCCGAGGCTGCGGAGATATATTGGCAGGGATTTAGGCTTCTACTGCCAGAGGACCTAGATTTTCCAGGTAGGAGGAAGAGGTTTGAGTCTCCGGAGGACCCGGTTAATATTATGCTTAATTTCTGCTATGGGCTTTTAGCCTCCGAGGTTTGGCTGGCAGTTGAGGCAAGCGGACTCGATCCATTCGCCGGATTCTTACATACTGATTCTCCTAGAAGACCTGCGCTCGTAATGGATATTTTAGAGGAGTTTAGGCAGCCCGTTGTAGATAGGGTTGTCTTAAGACTAATATCAAGTATTAAGGATCCAAAATCGATTATTGAGGGGAGAAGGCTTAAAAGGGAGTTTCGGTTCCAAGTTGTGAAGGCTCTCTCCGAGAGATTATCTGAGACATTGACTTTTCATGGTAGGTCTCTGCCATTATCAAGTCACATCTTCCTACAGCCTAAGAGGGTTGCAGACTTTATTCTTGGGAGAGAAAGCGGCTATGTGCCGTTCACTTTGAGGTGA
- the purQ gene encoding phosphoribosylformylglycinamidine synthase subunit PurQ, protein MKVEDIKVCIIRVGGTNCDAETKRAFEDLGAKASIQHLNEISRKRNLSDYHILVFPGGFSYGDYVRAGAILAKTIMSRIGREIREFMNEGKPILGICNGFQMLVESGLLPGLNGISEYPEAALATNIPIGYRCRWVYLRHEGGGKCAFTWLIPRRRVLRIPVAHAEGRFILPKDDGHKILNKLIDNGQVILRYCDEGGNPANGRFPENPNSSLYDIAGICNPEGTIFGLMPHPERAYYGWQLPDWTRMNRLPKYGDGRLIFESVIKYVEKRF, encoded by the coding sequence ATGAAGGTTGAAGATATCAAGGTATGCATAATAAGGGTTGGCGGAACAAACTGTGATGCTGAAACTAAAAGGGCATTTGAAGATCTTGGAGCTAAAGCATCCATACAGCATTTAAATGAGATATCTAGGAAAAGGAATCTATCAGATTACCACATCCTAGTTTTTCCGGGAGGTTTCTCGTACGGTGACTATGTTAGGGCTGGAGCTATACTAGCGAAAACTATAATGTCAAGAATCGGTAGAGAAATAAGAGAATTCATGAATGAGGGTAAGCCTATCCTCGGAATATGTAATGGCTTCCAGATGCTTGTTGAATCAGGGCTTCTTCCAGGATTAAATGGTATAAGCGAATATCCGGAAGCCGCCCTGGCAACAAATATTCCCATAGGTTATAGGTGTAGATGGGTCTACTTAAGACATGAAGGCGGTGGGAAATGTGCTTTCACATGGCTAATACCTAGAAGGAGAGTTCTACGTATACCAGTGGCGCATGCTGAGGGCAGATTCATCCTGCCAAAGGATGATGGACATAAGATACTCAACAAGCTCATAGATAATGGACAAGTAATCCTAAGATATTGCGATGAAGGTGGCAACCCAGCTAATGGTAGATTCCCCGAAAACCCAAATAGCTCCCTCTATGATATAGCTGGAATATGCAATCCAGAGGGGACGATTTTCGGTTTAATGCCGCATCCAGAAAGAGCTTACTACGGCTGGCAACTACCAGACTGGACTAGAATGAATAGGCTGCCTAAGTATGGTGATGGTAGATTAATATTTGAATCAGTCATAAAGTATGTTGAGAAAAGATTCTAG
- the purS gene encoding phosphoribosylformylglycinamidine synthase subunit PurS: MKYITRVEVSLKPGHSDPEGETTRDALIELNYPVESVRVSKVYEIVFEAESLDEAKVKVKEMCRRLLANPVKDDYKYHVEEVRG, from the coding sequence ATGAAGTATATTACTAGAGTTGAGGTTAGCTTAAAGCCAGGCCACTCAGATCCTGAGGGTGAAACAACTAGGGATGCCCTTATCGAGCTGAATTATCCTGTTGAGTCTGTTAGGGTTAGTAAGGTTTATGAGATTGTTTTTGAGGCCGAATCCCTTGATGAGGCTAAGGTTAAGGTTAAGGAGATGTGTAGGAGACTTCTGGCAAATCCCGTTAAAGACGACTATAAATATCATGTAGAGGAAGTGCGGGGATGA
- the cas2 gene encoding CRISPR-associated endonuclease Cas2 encodes MQTLVVYDIGDDEVRLRVSEACKRFGLARIQRSTFLGYLSSMRRKELAAALRRILGDADGNIQIFVICRADLALREVIGKPFEEYAREELLV; translated from the coding sequence ATGCAGACGCTTGTTGTATATGATATAGGTGATGATGAGGTTAGGCTTAGGGTTAGCGAGGCATGTAAGAGGTTTGGGCTTGCAAGGATACAGCGAAGCACATTTCTAGGATATTTATCGAGCATGCGTAGGAAGGAGCTTGCTGCAGCATTAAGGAGGATACTTGGAGATGCTGATGGAAACATTCAGATCTTTGTCATATGTAGAGCTGACCTAGCCCTAAGAGAGGTTATAGGGAAACCCTTTGAAGAGTACGCTAGAGAAGAGCTGCTTGTGTAA
- a CDS encoding DUF5695 domain-containing protein: MDLVNEVVKVLLATLHYSPIWWWYGCDIKSLGVYTTAMNSRCLLDAYDSNPNDYWLLRIGYAGTLAYWSQVYPNGEACTGPNWSPDGSPGSYFNPAWSNEFGIGLYANLHALKAYAIKDPDFGSIGYGCRVSEAAHGTLTIVPARGIDVRIFCGAG; the protein is encoded by the coding sequence ATGGATCTGGTTAATGAGGTTGTTAAGGTTCTCCTAGCAACACTTCATTATTCACCTATTTGGTGGTGGTATGGGTGCGATATTAAGTCTCTTGGTGTTTATACGACTGCTATGAATAGTAGGTGTCTGCTGGATGCTTACGATAGTAATCCAAATGATTACTGGTTGCTTAGGATTGGTTATGCTGGGACATTAGCATATTGGAGCCAGGTTTATCCTAATGGTGAGGCATGTACTGGACCTAATTGGTCTCCGGATGGTTCGCCGGGCTCATATTTTAATCCGGCATGGTCTAATGAGTTTGGTATAGGCTTATATGCTAATCTTCATGCTCTTAAGGCATATGCTATTAAGGATCCTGATTTCGGGTCAATTGGTTATGGCTGTAGGGTTTCTGAGGCTGCTCATGGGACGCTCACAATTGTTCCAGCTAGAGGGATAGATGTAAGGATTTTTTGCGGTGCCGGTTAG
- the purL gene encoding phosphoribosylformylglycinamidine synthase subunit PurL encodes MRGQIYIKRDVPFELYEVNILETSDNELIRISEEMGLALNLEEMRAIKSYFASKHRNPTDVELQTLGQTWSEHCYHKTFKGTVILPDGREIDSLFKTFIARVTRELNMPWCISVFEDNAGIVHFEGDYGVAVKVETHNHPSAIEPFGGAATGVGGVIRDVLGVWADPIACTDVLGFGPLDYDYAKLPPGIKHPKYIFRGVVAGIGHYGNNMGIPTVNGAIYFDESYVGNVVVYCGCIGILPVSRYMKRARPGDHLVLVGGRTGRDGIHGVTFASLELTEKSEEVSRPAVQIANPIEEEKLKRAIVTVRDLGLATSITDLGGGGLSSAISETAHKFNCGAHVELDRVPLKYPNIAPWEIYISESQERMLLTVPEENLDKVLEIFHDEDVEATSVGRLTNDGILRIFYRGFNVAEIEIPFLFSPPKSRKTAIFIKPRFKEPLFEEPKELTSYLLKILSSSNVASKESVVRTYDHEVKGNTVLKPFCGKNNGPSDAAVIKPLDGSWKGIVISCGMNPRYGKIDAYWMAASAIDEAIRNNVAVGGRRIALLDNFVWGNPEKPDRMGSLVRACMACYRFARGFRTPFISGKDSLYNESPLGPVTPTLLITAIGIMPDVRRVVSMDLKEPGNLIYIVGRTYAELGGSEYYKLMGYLGRSVPKVRLREARRNMKAIIRAINRGYVRACHDLSEGGLGVAAAEMAFAGGLGLEIWLNKIPGASEIRRSDSILFSESNSRFLVEVPEKYKEDFESAINGAYYALIGRVSGDKSFVIYGLNGNPIINAELDALIDAWKKPLGG; translated from the coding sequence ATGAGGGGGCAAATCTACATTAAGAGGGACGTACCCTTCGAGCTTTACGAAGTTAACATACTTGAGACAAGCGATAATGAACTCATTAGGATAAGTGAGGAGATGGGCTTAGCCCTAAACCTGGAGGAGATGCGCGCCATAAAATCCTACTTCGCCAGTAAGCATAGGAATCCAACTGATGTGGAGCTGCAGACCCTCGGGCAGACATGGAGCGAGCACTGCTACCACAAGACCTTTAAGGGCACGGTTATCCTTCCAGATGGGCGTGAGATAGACTCGCTCTTTAAAACGTTCATTGCGAGGGTTACACGCGAGCTAAATATGCCATGGTGCATATCGGTCTTCGAGGATAATGCTGGAATAGTCCATTTTGAGGGCGACTATGGAGTAGCCGTTAAGGTTGAAACCCACAACCATCCATCAGCCATAGAGCCCTTCGGTGGAGCAGCAACCGGCGTTGGAGGTGTGATACGGGATGTTCTCGGCGTCTGGGCTGACCCAATAGCATGCACAGACGTCCTAGGATTCGGCCCATTGGACTATGATTACGCTAAGCTACCTCCGGGAATAAAGCATCCAAAATATATTTTTAGGGGTGTTGTTGCCGGTATAGGGCATTATGGCAATAACATGGGCATACCAACAGTTAATGGAGCCATATACTTCGATGAGAGCTACGTGGGGAATGTCGTCGTATACTGCGGCTGCATCGGAATACTGCCAGTAAGCAGGTATATGAAGAGGGCTAGGCCCGGAGATCATCTAGTCCTAGTTGGTGGAAGAACCGGTCGAGACGGGATACATGGTGTAACATTTGCGTCGCTTGAGCTAACCGAGAAGTCTGAGGAAGTCTCTAGGCCGGCTGTTCAAATAGCCAACCCTATCGAGGAAGAGAAGCTTAAGAGAGCCATAGTGACAGTGAGGGACTTAGGTTTAGCAACATCCATAACAGATCTAGGTGGCGGCGGGCTCTCAAGCGCAATTAGTGAGACAGCGCATAAATTTAACTGCGGAGCACATGTTGAACTCGATAGGGTTCCGCTTAAATATCCGAATATTGCTCCATGGGAAATCTACATATCCGAATCTCAGGAGAGAATGCTCCTAACAGTTCCAGAGGAGAATTTGGATAAGGTTTTGGAGATTTTCCATGATGAGGATGTTGAGGCAACATCTGTTGGAAGACTGACTAACGATGGGATTCTAAGGATATTTTATAGGGGCTTCAATGTCGCCGAGATTGAGATACCATTCCTATTCAGTCCACCCAAATCCCGCAAAACAGCCATTTTCATTAAGCCCAGATTTAAAGAGCCATTATTTGAGGAGCCTAAGGAGTTAACAAGTTATCTCCTGAAAATCTTATCCTCATCGAACGTTGCCAGCAAAGAATCCGTTGTCAGAACATATGACCATGAGGTTAAGGGGAATACTGTTCTAAAGCCATTCTGCGGAAAGAATAATGGCCCAAGCGATGCAGCGGTCATAAAACCCCTAGACGGCTCCTGGAAGGGTATTGTAATCTCATGCGGTATGAACCCACGCTATGGTAAAATTGACGCTTACTGGATGGCTGCCTCAGCAATTGATGAGGCAATAAGGAATAATGTGGCTGTCGGAGGTAGGAGAATAGCGCTACTAGACAATTTTGTTTGGGGGAACCCCGAAAAGCCTGATAGAATGGGCTCACTCGTTAGAGCCTGCATGGCATGTTATAGGTTCGCTAGGGGCTTTAGGACACCATTCATATCCGGGAAGGATAGCCTCTATAATGAGTCGCCGCTAGGCCCGGTTACACCAACACTTCTTATAACGGCTATAGGGATAATGCCGGACGTTAGGAGGGTTGTGTCGATGGATTTGAAGGAACCCGGCAATCTAATCTATATCGTTGGGCGCACGTATGCTGAACTAGGCGGCTCAGAATATTATAAGCTTATGGGATATCTTGGGAGAAGCGTTCCAAAGGTTAGGCTTAGAGAGGCTAGACGGAACATGAAAGCTATAATTAGGGCTATTAATAGGGGGTATGTGAGGGCATGCCACGACCTATCTGAGGGGGGATTAGGGGTTGCAGCAGCCGAAATGGCTTTTGCTGGTGGACTAGGCTTAGAAATATGGTTGAATAAGATTCCAGGCGCAAGCGAAATCCGGAGAAGCGACTCTATACTCTTCTCTGAATCTAATAGCCGCTTCCTAGTTGAAGTTCCAGAGAAATATAAGGAGGATTTTGAGTCGGCAATTAACGGAGCATATTACGCATTAATAGGCAGAGTTAGTGGTGATAAATCATTTGTAATTTATGGACTTAATGGAAATCCCATAATTAATGCTGAGTTAGATGCCCTAATAGACGCTTGGAAGAAACCTTTAGGGGGCTAA
- a CDS encoding right-handed parallel beta-helix repeat-containing protein: MEIKRLDLARPIRQVLAITLMSICTFSLGFIIGKVLSETNTITIEPKSLTEAFNYIIWTDETIVYAKNGRTGQIDFSGINAATVIQSAINALPEAEGCILIKSGYYNINTTINLRSHITLMGEGRDTRLIHRVEGAPCIKIAGTKENPKYDILLLDFTIEGTPASGDGIYLEYCVNIWIVRLYIVLCGVGNGLHAKNSSFSSITLCSIEENGLNGIRLTSCEEWRITNNGIKSNCWHGIWLDGSHMNTITANHISRNIKNGIYMTWATSNIIAENHIFWNDAGITKSWDGIDLLSSSSNMIMGNYLLTNRGRAIDISDKNCSRNYIINNFITGEHIMPQIRNIGEENIIKGNMGFKTENSGTAIIPAGLTSITIPHGLPKTPKIVIATSRANIGAIWIPHRNETHITISCSTTPTEDVIIDWYAELGG; this comes from the coding sequence ATGGAAATTAAAAGATTAGATTTAGCCCGCCCCATTAGGCAGGTGCTTGCCATCACCCTCATGAGCATATGCACCTTCAGCCTAGGCTTCATCATAGGAAAAGTTCTATCAGAAACCAATACAATAACTATTGAGCCTAAAAGTCTCACCGAAGCCTTCAACTACATAATATGGACTGATGAAACAATAGTTTACGCCAAAAATGGCAGAACAGGACAAATAGATTTCAGCGGAATAAACGCTGCAACAGTAATCCAATCTGCAATAAACGCCCTGCCCGAAGCAGAAGGATGCATACTCATAAAATCAGGATACTACAACATAAATACTACAATAAATTTGAGAAGCCACATAACCCTAATGGGTGAGGGAAGGGACACAAGACTCATACATAGAGTAGAGGGCGCACCATGCATAAAAATCGCAGGCACAAAAGAAAACCCAAAATACGACATCCTACTCTTAGACTTCACAATTGAAGGGACACCTGCAAGCGGAGATGGAATATACCTTGAATACTGCGTGAACATTTGGATAGTAAGACTCTACATAGTCCTATGCGGGGTTGGAAACGGCTTACATGCAAAAAACAGCAGCTTCTCATCAATCACATTATGCTCAATAGAGGAGAATGGATTAAATGGTATTAGGCTCACATCATGCGAGGAATGGCGGATAACAAATAATGGGATAAAAAGTAACTGTTGGCATGGCATATGGCTAGACGGCAGCCACATGAACACGATAACAGCAAACCATATCTCCCGAAATATTAAGAACGGAATCTACATGACATGGGCTACCAGCAACATCATCGCAGAAAACCACATCTTCTGGAATGACGCTGGCATCACCAAGAGCTGGGACGGCATAGACCTACTTAGCTCAAGCAGCAACATGATAATGGGAAACTATCTTCTAACAAACAGGGGTAGAGCAATCGATATCTCAGACAAAAACTGCAGCCGCAACTACATTATAAACAACTTTATAACAGGAGAACACATCATGCCACAAATCCGCAACATAGGGGAAGAAAACATAATTAAAGGAAACATGGGCTTCAAAACAGAGAATAGTGGAACCGCAATAATACCAGCAGGCTTAACATCAATCACGATCCCCCATGGACTACCAAAAACACCGAAAATCGTAATAGCCACATCGAGAGCAAACATCGGAGCCATATGGATTCCGCATAGAAACGAAACACACATAACAATAAGCTGCTCAACTACACCAACAGAAGACGTAATAATCGACTGGTACGCTGAACTAGGGGGATAA